Proteins found in one Luteimonas chenhongjianii genomic segment:
- a CDS encoding MBL fold metallo-hydrolase — translation MQLHPDDGLHVHSLYDEATGSFQYVVADPATRHAAVIDPVLDFDAPSGRISTRNADTLLAHIERERLEVAWILDTHPHADHLSAAAYLKDRLGAPTGIGARVTEVQSIWKALYGLDDFECDGRQWDRLFEDGDTFDLGALQVRVLFSPGHTAASVSYLVGRSAFVHDTLMMPDSGTARADFPGADPHRLYATLQRILALPGETTLFVGHDYAPGRPPACMSTVAEQRSHNVHLRGAVDEAAFVTMRRQRDATLPLPALMLHAMQVNIRGGRLPDPDAAGRRYLRIPLDRFIPPAT, via the coding sequence ACGACGAGGCCACCGGCAGTTTCCAGTACGTCGTCGCCGACCCGGCGACGCGGCACGCAGCCGTCATCGACCCGGTACTGGATTTCGACGCGCCCTCAGGCCGGATTTCCACGCGCAATGCCGACACACTGCTCGCACACATCGAACGCGAGCGGCTCGAGGTCGCCTGGATTCTCGACACGCATCCGCACGCGGACCATCTGTCGGCCGCGGCCTACCTGAAGGACCGGCTCGGCGCGCCGACCGGCATCGGCGCCCGCGTCACCGAGGTGCAGTCGATCTGGAAGGCGCTGTACGGCCTCGACGATTTCGAATGCGATGGTCGCCAGTGGGATCGGCTCTTCGAGGACGGCGACACCTTCGATCTGGGGGCGTTGCAGGTGCGCGTGCTGTTTTCCCCTGGCCACACGGCGGCCTCGGTCAGCTATCTCGTCGGCCGGTCTGCCTTCGTGCACGACACCCTGATGATGCCCGACAGCGGAACGGCCCGCGCCGATTTTCCAGGGGCGGATCCGCACCGGCTCTACGCAACGCTGCAGCGCATCCTCGCGCTGCCGGGCGAGACCACGCTCTTCGTGGGTCACGATTACGCCCCCGGCCGCCCACCTGCGTGCATGAGCACTGTCGCCGAGCAGCGCTCGCACAACGTGCACCTTCGCGGCGCGGTCGACGAGGCCGCATTCGTGACGATGCGTCGGCAGCGGGATGCGACCCTCCCATTGCCCGCACTGATGCTGCATGCGATGCAGGTCAATATCCGCGGCGGCCGCCTGCCCGATCCCGACGCAGCCGGCCGGCGTTACCTGCGTATCCCGCTCGACCGCTTCATACCCCCGGCTACGTAG